The Mangifera indica cultivar Alphonso unplaced genomic scaffold, CATAS_Mindica_2.1 Un_0098, whole genome shotgun sequence genome segment ATACCGGTCCTAGTACATAGCTCATCAAAGCAATCAAGGTAATGTTGAAGAGAATCTACTTGTCTGAGATTCTTCATATCAGCTAGAGGATCATCATAGGCGTAGTTCCCAAACCTTGCTCTCAGCGCAGCGGTATACTCCTCCCAAGATAACACCATATCACCTTTAGTCTTCTTGAGTCCCTAGTGCCATTGCATAGTTTTGCCATCCAAATACAAAGCcgcaattttaattttgtccgtAGTAGGAGTGCCATCTGCTTCAAAGTAATACCGAGCCTTCAAAATCCTCTCTATTAAAGTGAGAGAAATGCAAATGCGGTGCTCTGCCCTAATGATGTCGTGAATCCATCATAGCCTTCGATGTACCTTTTTCCTGCCTTGTTGCGACCTTAGAAACAACCTCCGTTTGCTGGAGACTCAGTCCTTCAATCAACTTTTGTAATTCCTCTATCGTCTGCTAAAGTCTTGTTTGAGACTCTTGCAAACGATCCTGTTGCCCCTTCTCCGATCTTGTCACTAATTGCGCCACCATCTGTGTCATCTCACGCCGAAAATCTTGAAAACGAGTCCCATCTGCCATGGCCAAGtcttggctctgataccactgatACGTCTGCTtgattttttttgaagaaattacaGAAAGATTGAGAGGAAGGGAAATAATGCAGAGGAGGAAGAAAACACGTGAATTTGTGTTGAGCGCCAAAAACTAACTCGGTTCATTATGCATTCATATTTACATTATTCGCGTCCATCAAAACGATGACGCACAACTTATTCTCCCAACGACACCGTTTCATTATTACAATAGCATTCTCCTACAATTCTAATGGCAATGTTTTGCTCAATTTCTTATACTAACACGACACCGTATTATCTAACTACCTACAACTACTGCTTCCTTCACTATTTTATCCAACAGTCTTTCTCACTTCATGCGTTCAGTCAATTTACTCTTCCGTCCGTTCAACCAACAACAGAGAGTATGAAGGATACCGGGGTGGGTGTACCCACAAATACGACCGTAACTTGTCGATACGACGGTTGTTTGCTTCTACTCCTGAAGAAAGCCGACGACGTCTCTCTAATGTGAAGTTGTTGTGTCGGCGTCTGTTGGATTTGGACGCGATCTTTTTTGGAGTTGTCACTCCTTTTAGTCAATAACATTAGCGTCCCTTATATTTAGTTCATTGAAAATACACCCGAAGATTATTAATAGATATGGCTGCCCttgatatttgatataataacaatattctccctgttttttaaaaaattgtaattaattaaattatccaattaagAGGGCGCATACAAAAATGACCCAATTAAGAGGGTGTCTACAAATTTGACTAATTCTTCAGGGGTTATACATTACGACCAAAACATTATGGTTGGACAGAATTACccatataaaaacaaatcttggaatcattttcaacattttaaaacCTGCATACACAACCCACATACCCAACTTTTCGTAGAATTTTCTGACATTTTGTACTTTTTTTCTTGCTAAAAGTTAGGGAAATGTTAGTGAatcattcatcttcatctttttcttacttataatgttaaaatttatttgtttgttaatgaaatttgaGATTCTATGGATATCAATTATAGAGGGTTTCAACTATTGTGTTATGTGTTAAATGGCTTTAATCATTtgcaattttctttattattttatcaatggtTTTGTGTTTGAATAAGTTATTGGTGAATTGACATAAAAATGGATGATTAGTCTAAGTTTTTTTGCCATGTGTGATTCACAATTAATATACATACCACACATGGTGTTTGAATAGCAAGTGTATTGAATGACTTGACAATGTTGATGGTCATGATTTATGATGTAATATTGTAGACCTAAAAAATGAATCATTGACCATCGCTTGTAACCTATGTTATAAAGTTGCATTCCTACATTAGAATTGATGTTATAAAGTGCATGCCATCATTGATTTTGGAAATCAAGCAATCTATATGTCTTGACTGTTTTCCAACACAATCACTAAATTAACTTTGTTCTAATGCATTTTACTTGTATGTTTGTCTTGAGGTGATGAAAACAATAATTATGATGTGCATGTGAGGATACATTAGCGACCGTAAACTATAATCTTAGAATGTCAATATGAAATTATTGTCAACTCACACCTATAGAAAATGCCTTAGCCTATCAATGGTTCGATTAATTAGGAAGCTATTACCCTCGGGTTAATTTATGGAGCTCATCTTCTTAGTCAATTTTTGAAGGATCCAAGACGACCTCACATGGAAATGGTGAAGTGATTACCTCAGTACTAGGAAGCACATAAACTCACCATATGGTGTGTTTCCGCATTTTGGAAATGTTTTTGTTTCCAAAACACCCCAAAAATGGTGTGAAACATTTCGGCCTtgctttgaaatttttgaaaaaatttgaaatgcatttaaaaggaaaaaatgtatttcttttaaaagaaaaattatgaaaattgattaaacatacatcttttacattttcaaaCCCTAAGTGTCCCAAAATCTTATATTCAATTCATCTCCTGTTTACTCTCTGACGTGTTACTCAAATCCTCTCCAATATGATATATAGATTGATgtgtattattgttttcttctttaatatttACTTGTGTTTACACAAAAACACTTTGTAGTGAGTTCTATGCTTTCATTTTATCGTAATCTtcctctttattctttttttattttttttttgctatacaagtttttttttttttgttataaaaaattggtatttatataagaagaaaactcttatattttttacatttataagttttctcatgttttcgtttcttatattttttagaaaatgtgTTTTATGTTTCCGTTTCTACATTTCCACATTTCATTCTCGTTTTCGTATTAAATAACTTCAGTATTTAAAAGCAACACCAGTCCATGAATATATTACTCAACTGAATTATTATAGTGTCATATACTTAACACAATACTAATGTATTAGTATTAAATTTAGAAGTGTATGATCTAATTTtctatttatctcaaatttaaaattattcaatttgcTTGAATGAAAAAGTTATTCTATATCTATACCCAATCTCCTAACAATAACATAATATCATTATACCATCTTATCGATAGTAAAATCTGTATCGAATTGacaaatttaaaacattctggcaaaattttgaaagctTTACTATCCtccaattaaattaaacattacaTACAAGGTATATTAGCAATTTGAACACATCTCCCatgtgataaaaaataaataaataaataaaataaatgataccTGACGGAACAATGCTTCTATTGTTCAATCCCTCCTGTAAAATCCTATAACtaccaaaacaaaacaatcatgTTCTTGTATTCTCATAAACACTCTTCCATGAAGAAAGCATCTACATTAACATCAGAATCAACCCCCTCATGTCCATCGAATTCGCCAAGGCCTAAAAAAGTCTCGATTGGAACTTCCTGGTTCATTGCAAGAACATCCTGGAAGAGATAACTATTCTTAGATGTTgcttcttttatattatcttcaaTCTCTAATGGAACAATTTTTGCAGaatgttttttcgaatttcgcAATCTTGAAGGCATGTTGTTGAGTTTCCTGACATTCTTATTGCTACTGCCTGAGTTCATCATTGCTTTTCTCTTATGCCTCTCTTTTGAATGGGTTTTACAGGTCCCTCCAGgagtattttcaagtttttctatGTCTTTCCGGGGAGACATTGTGAAACTTTTCCAGGTTTCTTCAGGATTCCAACACCGTTCAAGTTCAAATGGCCAGAATAGGGGTTCATCATCATCCAAATCTTCCAGGGTCTCTTCAGGATTGGGGCTACAAGTTTTCTCCTTATCCGAAACTGAAGAAGTCAATTCGAGACTGGTTCCTAAATGTATTTCATAATTCCCTGGATCCAGGCCGTCCAGGAAAGTTTCTTCTGCAACAAgcaaaggttttatttttttcagaatCAGATTTTCAGGAAATTAAGAAATGATCAACATAGAGATGAAACTTACCAGAGAGTCTGTGCTCTGCGAAAAAATTCGAAGGCGAAGGAAAATCTGAAGACAACCACAAACCTTCATTATCATCCAGGCATCTTTCCATGTCGAGCTTATCGAGATTGAAATGGTCTTTGAATGATGAGAACTGATGAGAATTTGCTGCAAGTTTCCTCCTGGATTTACAGATAGAGTCCATTTTTTCATTTAGTAAGTTAAGAGATTCGGTATCAATTGTATTCAAGAACAAAATCCACaaaccaaaaaccaaaattaaaaccaCCCCACATGTTAATAAATAACTTAAAAGAACAAAATCCAGAAGACAAGTTCATATAAAATTTCACagtaaataacaatataatataatttaagagAAAAGTTCAAAGAGTTCACCCATGAAACCTAGAATTAAATAAGGAATCTTGAAAATCTAATAAGGCAGGAGGAAAATATCCAATTGACTATTTAGATGATGCAATGAATATCCAATTAACTATTTAGATGATAGGTCAATTATAAAAGGTAAGAAAGAATATGAAACCATtcaaaaaaggagaaaagattTCATAAACAGACGTCAAAGGAAATTACCAAAAGAGTAAATGAAAGCATCCATAGGACttcacaataaaatatttttcctaaAATACCCTTGTCGTTTCTTCTTAATTACCATGTTTGTCACTGTGAATTATCCAGGATTTATGTTAGTATGATCTGTATGAGAAGCCTGCAATTGCAAAGACATGATGTAATGACAGAattgaaagaaggaaaaaataattcttctaaGCTTGATCAAGTCATATCACATAGAAAAGAAcgaaatagaaaattaatagaCAAGACAAAGGAACGAAGAGAATTGACATTGACAAATATAactaatatagaaaaattagaATTAGTCAAATTGTACATTAAATTTTGGGATTTCCTTTAgatttacatataatttgtaAGGCATGAGGACTTTAACAtgcacaaaataacaaaaaagtcGAATGGAAAGAGGTTAATTACCTTGCCGAGAGGAGCTCTAGCCCTATAATTTATGAAGACTACAAAGTTAGAAAGACCTTAAAACATGTTGATTcggataataaaagattattaagataatttatctttattagtGATATTAACTTATAGTATTGATCATATTGATAGAGTCTAGGatgattaaacttaattaaaagaGACGAGTTTGAGACAAGA includes the following:
- the LOC123207740 gene encoding uncharacterized protein LOC123207740; the protein is MDSICKSRRKLAANSHQFSSFKDHFNLDKLDMERCLDDNEGLWLSSDFPSPSNFFAEHRLSEETFLDGLDPGNYEIHLGTSLELTSSVSDKEKTCSPNPEETLEDLDDDEPLFWPFELERCWNPEETWKSFTMSPRKDIEKLENTPGGTCKTHSKERHKRKAMMNSGSSNKNVRKLNNMPSRLRNSKKHSAKIVPLEIEDNIKEATSKNSYLFQDVLAMNQEVPIETFLGLGEFDGHEGVDSDVNVDAFFMEECL